In Alphaproteobacteria bacterium, one DNA window encodes the following:
- a CDS encoding VOC family protein gives MLDHVSIGVKDIARTKRFYDSVMKPLGYKCLSAGEGSLGYGKEGVVFWISASEAPVPADMRSGLHFCFTAPDRKAVDAFHAAGLKNGGKDNGKPGLRADYSPTYYASFVIDPDGYRVEAYYGSAV, from the coding sequence ATGCTGGACCATGTGTCGATCGGCGTGAAGGACATCGCCCGGACCAAGAGGTTCTACGATTCGGTGATGAAGCCGCTGGGGTACAAGTGCCTGAGCGCCGGCGAGGGCTCGCTGGGCTACGGCAAGGAAGGCGTGGTGTTCTGGATCAGCGCCAGCGAGGCGCCGGTGCCGGCAGACATGCGCTCGGGCCTGCATTTCTGCTTCACGGCGCCGGACCGCAAGGCGGTCGACGCTTTCCACGCCGCCGGGCTGAAGAACGGTGGCAAGGACAACGGCAAGCCCGGCCTGCGCGCCGACTACAGCCCGACCTACTACGCGAGCTTCGTCATCGATCCCGACGGCTACCGGGTCGAGGCGTATTACGGTTCGGCGGTTTAA